From the genome of Triticum aestivum cultivar Chinese Spring chromosome 3B, IWGSC CS RefSeq v2.1, whole genome shotgun sequence, one region includes:
- the LOC123069483 gene encoding LOB domain-containing protein 2, translating into MTGGVNGNGGGGGGGGGGGACAVCKHQRRKCEPNCELAAYFPANRMNDFRALHLVFGVANLTKLIKANATEAARRRAAETLTWEARWRERDPSEGCYREVSCLRRENAVLRAENAALRRRADQCACCATTLHHQQQQQQILLVSAYNNGARPPGGVLHGASTGVVPGGFYSGNAGAVRAANGNGPMPARPHVSAPAPQTTMAGYAQGDRHHAASGGANGAGAPRPGAAGQAEPREKSSARCDAQRTAS; encoded by the exons ATGACCGGCGGCGTGAACGGCAACGGCGGaggcgggggtgggggcggcggcggcggggcgtgcgCGGTGTGCAAGCACCAGCGTCGCAAGTGCGAGCCCAACTGCGAGCTGGCCGCCTACTTCCCGGCCAACAGGATGAACGACTTCCGCGCGCTGCACCTCGTCTTCGGGGTGGCCAACCTCACCAAGCTCATCAAGGCCAACGCCACCGAGGcggcgcgccgccgcgccgccgagacGCTGACGTGGGAGGCGCGGTGGCGCGAGCGCGACCCCTCCGAGGGGTGCTACCGCGAGGTCTCCTGCCTCCGCCGCGAGAACGCCGTGCTGCGCGCCGAGAACGCCGCGCTCAGGCGCCGGGCCGACCAGTGCGCGTGCTGCGCCACCACGTtgcaccaccagcagcagcagcagcagatatTGCTCGTCTCGGCTTACAACAACGGCGCCCGGCCCCCCGGCGGCGTGCTGCACGGCGCCAGCACCGGGGTCGTGCCCGGCGGCTTCTACAGCGGCAATGCCGGCGCCGTCCGTGCTGCCAATGGCAACGGGCCGATGCCCGCGCGGCCTCACGTGTCAGCTCCGGCGCCGCAAACGACGATGGCCGGGTACGCGCAGGGCGACCGGCACCACGCCGCGTCCGGCGGAGCGAACGGCGCCGGCGCGCCGAGGCCCGGGGCAGCTGGTCAGGCGGAGCCCAGAGAGAAGAGCAGCGCGAG GTGTGACGCTCAGCGCACGGCTAGCTAG